The genomic stretch CCTCGACGGGAACCACTACCTCGTTGGAGTCATCCCGGTTGGCTATCCCAAGGGGGAAGTTAAACCAAGGAAGAGGAGAAAGACCCTCGATGAGGTACTGGTCTTCATCTAAACGTTTTTATTCCCTCCCCCTCAACTCCACCTGGTGGAAGGATGATAGAGTTCGTGATACTCCTCGGCGTCATCGGCGGCTGGATAATAGTGGCCTCGACGCTCTTCCTCATGCTGGCCCTGGGCAAGATGTGGGGCCTAGTGGGGGTTCTGCTCCTCGTTGTGGCGATTCAGACAAACCACTGGCTCAAGGGAAAGTACATGCAGGCCATAGTCGATGCCACGCCGAGGGCCAAGGCCATAGCCGCGCACATATTCGAGATGAACGAACTCATCCTTCTCTCCTCCTACCTAATATCCGTGGTTCTCTACGTCGTCATCCAGAAGTACGTGGAGATAGTCATCAAGTTCCCGCACGCACTGGGGTGAGAGCATGAACGTCGTCATAGTCCGATACGGGGAGATAGGAACGAAATCCCGGCAGACGAGGAGGTGGTTCGAGAGCATACTCATGAACAACATCCGCGAGGCCCTGGTGAGCGAGGGAATCGAGTTCAAAAAGGTCGAGGCGAAGCACGGAAGGATTCTCGTGAAGACGAATAAAGCGAAAGATGCTGTTGACGTTCTCAGACGGGTTTTCGGCATAGTCTCGCTCTCCCCGGCGATGGAAATCGACGCCGAGCTGGATAAAATTAACAGAACTGCTCTAAAGCTCTTCAGGAGGAAGAAGCGCGAGCTTGGCCTTGAGAGGCCGCGCTTTAGGGTCACCGCGAGGAGAATCACCAAGGAGTTCCCCCTCAAGAGCCCCGAGGTTCAGGCGAAGGTCGGCGAGTACATCCTTGAGAACGAGGAGAGCGAGGTAAACCTTCACGACTACGAGGTTGAGGTCGGCGTCGAGCTGATGGAGGGCAGAGCCTACGTCTTCATCGACAAAATCTACGCCTGGGGCGGTCTTCCCATCGGCACCCAGGGCAAGGTGGTGGCGCTCCTCAGCGGCGGCATAGATTCGCCGGTTGCCGCTTTCCTCATGATGAAGCGCGGCGTTGAAGTCATTCCCGTCCACATCCACACCGGCGAGAAGACCCTTGAGAAGGTGCGCAGGATATGGAACCAGCTCAGGAAGTACGGCTACGGCGGAAAGGGCGAACTGATAGTCATCAAGCCGAAAGAGCGCGAGAAAATCCTTGAGAAGCTGCGCGAGATGAAGAAGGAGAAGTACACCTGCGTCTTCTGCAAGTACATGATGGTTAGGCACGCCGACAGAATAGCCAGGGAGTTCGGGGCGAAGGGCATCGTCATGGGCGATTCCCTCGGGCAGGTCGCCTCGCAGACCCTTGAAAACATGTACATAGTCAGCCAGGCGACTGACCTGCCGATATACCGTCCGCTCGTGGGGCTCGACAAGGAGGAAATCGTCAGGATAGCGAAGGAGATAGGAACCTTCGAGCTCTCAACGCTGCCGGAGGATGAGATTCCATTTATCCCAAAGCATCCGGTCATAAGGGGCTCCTGGGAGGAGTTCAGGAAGCTCTACAGGGCGGTCTTTGGGGAGGAACCCCGGAAAAGGCAGTGCTGAGGTGCTCCCATGGACTTTGAAAGGGCCAGCGTGTACTTTAGCCTCTCCCTTCCCATCATCTTCATCGCGGGACTGCTCATCGTCCTGAGCCAGAATCCCTGGTTCTCCTTTACGAAAAACGCCCTGAGCGACATGGGCTCCATACAGAATCCGGTGAACTACTACTTCAACGGTTTCTTAAAGGTCTTCGCGACCATTAGCTTCGTCGCCTCCATCGGGGCCCTCAGGCGTGGTCTCTCTTATCTGATGCCCCTCGCAATGGTTCTCCTGTTCCTCGTGGGAGTTTTTCCCGAGGAGTACGCCCCTCACGCCCCGGCGGCGGTCTTCTTCTACGTCCTTGCCCTGGCGGATATAGCGATTATCGGCCTGAAGCTCGGGAGAAGCGGGCTTTCGGCCGGCTACGCCTGGAGCGTCCTGGCGGTTCTCACCTTCGCCCTGATGCTCTACCTCGTGAAGGCGGGGATTTTTAAGGGGATTGCGATTCCTGAACTGATTGGCGCCGCCACGATACTCGCGTGGTTCACCTACATCGGCCTGCTCCAGCTCAAGGGTTTCAAACTCTGAGTTGAGGAAAGCTTCATATATCCTTCCCCGCCTCCCTTCAATTATGAAGGCAGTGGCGCTCTTAAGTTCGGGCATTGACTCGCCGGTGGCGATCTACCTCATGCTTAGAAAGGGCTTTGAAGTGACCCCCGTTCACTTCAGACAGAGCGGTACGAAGGAGTCCAAGGTTTTTGAGCTCTGCGAGGTTCTCGGAAGGTACGGAAAGCTGAACGAGCCGGTTATAGTGGATGCCTACGATGAACAGGCACCGATTTTTTCGAAGCTGGCCGAGATTGGAAAAGCGAAGTGGACGTGCCTTTTCTGCAAGTGGACGATGCTGAGGAAGGCCTGCAGGGTGGGGCACCGGATTGGGGCAAAGGCGATAATCACCGGGGACAGCCTCGGGCAGGTCGCCTCGCAGACCCTCGACAACCTGCTCATCATAAGCACCGCGAGCGACCTTCCGATTCTGCGGCCGCTCATAGGCCTTGACAAGGAGGAGATAGTTAGAATCGCCAAGGAGATAGGGACGTTTGAGATAAGCATCGAACGGGAGGAGCCGTGCCCCTTCGTGCCGAGGTATCCTGTTGTCAGGGGCTCGCCCGGTGAGTTCGAGAGGATAAAGGAGAGGCTCGTGAGGGAAGGGCTTCTTTAAACATCCCGTCCAGTTCACGAGGGCATATCGAAACGTCACTGGTCACCACAGGCTGAGTATTTTGTAGGCTCTCACCCCTTCAGTGGTTTGAACGTAAACGATGTTTCCTTCGAGTTTGACGTTTAGAGGTCTATCACCATCTTTAAATTCTCTGCAGGCAAGTTTTCTTAAGCTCCCTGCTGTAAACACACAAACTCCGTTCTTCTCCTCTTCGCGTTCGTTTGCCAAAAAGTAAGCAACAACCGCGTACTTCTCATTAGCGTCTATTAAGAGTCTGATGCCAACTCCCTCTCCCGGGATGCTGGTAATCCCCGCTTTCCTAATCTTTCCGTCTTCCTTCATGTAAATCAACGCGTGAGTCTCCAGTGGGGGCCTTCTCGGCTCTCCAATGGTGGCGTATATTCTTCCATCAGTGATTTTAACGTCCGAGACGTGGCCGCCAAGCACATCCGGGCAGAGCCAGTTTAGGAGCCGTCCCGTGGTGATGTTCATAAGGTAAACGCATGAGCTCCCAACGGAGCCAAAGATTGGATTGCTCACGAGAATTAGCCCATCCTTCGTGTACTTAAGCGGATACGCCGGAAAGTCCCGTCTCCACCTTTCGCTGAGGTTGTAGTCAAGGAAGACCAACGAAGATCGACTATCCGCGGTGAAGTACGCATACAAGAGTACCCCTTCAGGAGTGCAGACATACCCTTTACTTATTCCGGGCAAGGTGTAGTTGATGGTCATTGTTTTACCTGCTGAAACTGTGAAGGTGCAGGAAAAATTTTCAAGGGTAGAATATGTCTGAATCTTCAATGAGTCACACTTTGTTGCGGGCGAGGTATTATCAAAAGATACATCTTTCGGATTCGTGGAGATAAGCAGACCCTTGGGTAGGAGATACAGCAGGATTAAGAGGACGAGTCCCAAGGTTGCTAATTTTTTCTTTTTGTTCATAACACTCTCACCCTGCTGTCCTTTCCCCTGTTTATAATCTACTCATTCCAAACTAAGTATCTTGTATGCCTTTACCCCCTTTGTAGTTTTGATGTAAACGATGTTTCCTTCAAGTTTCACATTTTCCGGCCGTTCCCACTCCTCAAACTCCCTGCAGGCGATTTTTCTCAAGTCATCCGCCGTGAACACGCAAACGCCGTTCCTCTCCGTTCCGTCCGTTGGGTACAGGAAGTAGGCTACTGCAACGTACCTCTCATTCACGTCGAGGAGCATTCTCATCCCAACAAGTTCGAAGGTTGGAATATTTATCACTTCAACCTCCCTCCTGCCATTGTTATCAAAGACGTAAAGGTGGGCCATGCCTTTGGGATGTGCCGCCGCTATGTACAGCCTCTCGCCCATGAACTTAAACGCAGATATGGGTTCTCCGACGCATTTCCTGTCGTGAAGACTGCCGGTTTTCGCGTTTAGCATATAAAGGCACTTCTCTCCGAGGAGGAGTATGCTCCCGTTTTTGTATGCAACTGGCGAGCCTTCATATTCGGTCCTCCACAGTGGGGTTAGGTTGTAGGTGAAGAAGGCAATAGTACTGTGCTCTCGTGTGTAGTACCCGTAAACGGCAACTCCCTCGGGAGTACAGAAGTAAGAGCCGGAAAACTCCTCCAGGATCATGTTGAGATAGGAGGTGTTATTGATAAAGACGGTGAAGTTAATGAAAACGGTGTTATTTGGAGAAGCCTCTCGTTTCCATCTGATGTCCAACCACTGTGGACACGTGATAAAACCTCCAT from Thermococcus sp. 21S7 encodes the following:
- the thiI gene encoding tRNA uracil 4-sulfurtransferase ThiI, with the protein product MNVVIVRYGEIGTKSRQTRRWFESILMNNIREALVSEGIEFKKVEAKHGRILVKTNKAKDAVDVLRRVFGIVSLSPAMEIDAELDKINRTALKLFRRKKRELGLERPRFRVTARRITKEFPLKSPEVQAKVGEYILENEESEVNLHDYEVEVGVELMEGRAYVFIDKIYAWGGLPIGTQGKVVALLSGGIDSPVAAFLMMKRGVEVIPVHIHTGEKTLEKVRRIWNQLRKYGYGGKGELIVIKPKEREKILEKLREMKKEKYTCVFCKYMMVRHADRIAREFGAKGIVMGDSLGQVASQTLENMYIVSQATDLPIYRPLVGLDKEEIVRIAKEIGTFELSTLPEDEIPFIPKHPVIRGSWEEFRKLYRAVFGEEPRKRQC
- a CDS encoding DUF998 domain-containing protein, giving the protein MDFERASVYFSLSLPIIFIAGLLIVLSQNPWFSFTKNALSDMGSIQNPVNYYFNGFLKVFATISFVASIGALRRGLSYLMPLAMVLLFLVGVFPEEYAPHAPAAVFFYVLALADIAIIGLKLGRSGLSAGYAWSVLAVLTFALMLYLVKAGIFKGIAIPELIGAATILAWFTYIGLLQLKGFKL